Genomic window (Lusitaniella coriacea LEGE 07157):
ATCCGCTTGTAAGCTCGCTTCGCTCAAATCCGCTTCTCGAAGATTCGTTCTCACCAGGGAAGCCCCAATTAGATTCGCTCCTCGTAAATCGGCTTCCCGCAGGTTAGCACCGCTCAAATCCGTTCCTCCAAGAAAAATGCCTTGGAGGTCAACTTCTCGGAAATCCCGTTCTCCGGCTGCATATCGCTTGAGGAGTTCCTCTCGGTCCATCATTTTTAGTCCCTTGCTCATTTTCGATCGTTTCCATGCACTACAACACTATTCCAGCGTTAACCCTTTAGTTCAGCCCAAAAAGTTAACGAAATTGTTGCACCCTGGATAGTTGGGTCAGATTCTAGCCCTGGGATATGGCTTTCCTCTTCTGTGCTGTTAAGGTTGGGATTCTTTAACATCTTTCTCAATGGTAATGGGAGTAAAGCTAAGCTGACTTTATTCCATTACCGTTGTGCTGCCTGTATTGAAAAAAGATTGGGAACTTTCTCAATGGAGACAGAACTTAGTGCCATCCCGTAAAAAAAATTATCGGTACAGCCAAGATATTACCCTACCGAAGCAAGCTAAATTATGAATTGAGCAATTAGACTCTCTCCTGGGTTTTTATCTTGTGAGGGTCATTCTTGCTATTTCACCATTCTTGAGGAGAACCAGAGCAATGCCAGATAATAGAAGAAGTCAGAACATCACTCAAGGGATTCAGCGAACGCCCAGTCGCGCGATGCTACGCGCGGTTGGTTTTGGGGATGATGATTTCACTAAACCCATTGTCGGGGTTGCGAATGGTTACAGCACGCTGACTCCTTGTAATAAGGGTTTAAATGATTTGGCGCTGAGGGCAGAAGCGGGGTTGAAAGAGGCGAATGCCATGCCTCAAGTCTTTGGGACGATTACGGTTTCCGATGGGATTTCGATGGGAACTGAGGGGATGAAGTACTCTTTGGTGTCGCGGGAGGTGATTGCGGATTCCATTGAGGTGGTGTGCAATGCCCAGAGTATGGATGGGGTTTTGGCGATTGGGGGTTGTGATAAGAATATGCCGGGAGCGGCGATCGCGATCGCGCGTCTTAATATTCCAGCCGTTTTTGTCTATGGGGGGACGATTAAACCGGGACACCACAATGGTCAGGATTTAACGGTGGTCAGCGCGTTTGAAGCGGTGGGACAGTACAGTGCGGGAAAAATCGATAAAGAAGAACTGACCAATATCGAGCGGTTCTCCTGTCCTGGTGCGGGGTCTTGCGGGGGAATGTACACTGCCAATACCATGTCTTCTGCGTTGGAGGTGATGGGGTTGAGCTTGCCCTATTCTTCGACAATGGCGGCAGAAGATGCGGAAAAAGCAGAAAGTACGGAAAAGTCCGCGCGGGTGTTAGTCGAAGCGATTAAAAAGCAAATTCTCCCCAGTCAACTGTTGACTCGCAAAGCTTTTGAAAACGCGATCGCGGTAATTATGGCGATTGGCGGTTCGACTAATGCGATCCTACACCTGCTCGCGATCGCGCGCTCCATTGGCGTAGACCTCTCGATTGATGACTTTGAAACGATTCGCGGTAAAGTTCCCGTTCTGTGCGATCTCAAGCCCTCCGGACGCTACGTGGCGACGGATTTGCACCGCGCGGGGGGAATTCCCCAGGTGATGAAAATGCTCTTGGTTAACGGCTTGCTCCACGGTGACGCACTCACTGTAACCGGACAAACTATCGCAGAGGTTCTCGCCGATGTCCCGGATGCTCCCCCAACGAATCAAGATGTCATTCGTCCTTGGGACAACCCCATGTACGCTCAAGGACACCTCGCAATCCTAAAAGGTAATCTCGCCACGGAAGGAGCCGTTGCTAAGATTAGCGGGGTCAAACAGTCGAAAATGACGGGTTCTGCTCGCGTTTTTGAATCGGAAGAAGATTGTTTGGATGCCATTCTTGCAGGAAAAATTCAAGCGGGGGATATTCTTGTGGTTCGCTACGAAGGACCCAAAGGAGGGCCCGGAATGCGAGAAATGCTCGCGCCCACTTCCGCGATTATTGGTGCGGGTTTGGGGGATTCTGTGGGCTTGATTACCGATGGGCGATTTTCTGGGGGAACCTACGGTTTAGTGGTGGGTCATGTGGCACCAGAAGCCGCAGTTGGGGGGACGATTGCGTTAGTGCAGGAAGGCGATAGTATTACCATTGATGTTGCCGCGCGATCGCTTCACTTGAACTGTTCTGAGGAAGAACTCGCGCAACGTCGCGCCAATTGGCAACCCCCAAAACCTCGTTACACCACGGGGGTACTTGCAAAATATGTCAAGTTGGTTTCTTCAAGTAGTTTGGGTGCGGTGACTGATTTGGAATTAACCTAAGTTACTCGTTATTAACGCTCTTTCATCACTCTCGGAAAATTTGACGAATTTGCGTCGATACAGCCAGCGAGAAAACGTTATTTGACCCCAGTCTGACGGAAGAGCGTTAGCTTATTCCCTGTCGATCTCCCTAAATTCCTCTTGAGAAGGGGTAGGAGGAATCGAAATTGGCAATTTTTGTAACTGAATTGTTGTAATGAGAGATAGAAGTCCTGGACGTTAAAAATTGAGTGGTTATGATGGGATGAGAAAGTTGGATTAAACCTATAATTTTCTCTCCTCAATGTATCAATCCATTCAAGCAATTCTTGACGATCGCGCGAATCTTAATCCTAATGATATTGCTCTTTGCGCGATCGCGCGATCTCCCCTTACTTACACTCAATTGCGCGATCGCGTACACAAAGGAATTACTTTTCTTCAAACTCTGGGTATAGGTTACAACGATCGCGTCGCGATCG
Coding sequences:
- the ilvD gene encoding dihydroxy-acid dehydratase, with the protein product MPDNRRSQNITQGIQRTPSRAMLRAVGFGDDDFTKPIVGVANGYSTLTPCNKGLNDLALRAEAGLKEANAMPQVFGTITVSDGISMGTEGMKYSLVSREVIADSIEVVCNAQSMDGVLAIGGCDKNMPGAAIAIARLNIPAVFVYGGTIKPGHHNGQDLTVVSAFEAVGQYSAGKIDKEELTNIERFSCPGAGSCGGMYTANTMSSALEVMGLSLPYSSTMAAEDAEKAESTEKSARVLVEAIKKQILPSQLLTRKAFENAIAVIMAIGGSTNAILHLLAIARSIGVDLSIDDFETIRGKVPVLCDLKPSGRYVATDLHRAGGIPQVMKMLLVNGLLHGDALTVTGQTIAEVLADVPDAPPTNQDVIRPWDNPMYAQGHLAILKGNLATEGAVAKISGVKQSKMTGSARVFESEEDCLDAILAGKIQAGDILVVRYEGPKGGPGMREMLAPTSAIIGAGLGDSVGLITDGRFSGGTYGLVVGHVAPEAAVGGTIALVQEGDSITIDVAARSLHLNCSEEELAQRRANWQPPKPRYTTGVLAKYVKLVSSSSLGAVTDLELT